From Draconibacterium halophilum, one genomic window encodes:
- a CDS encoding PASTA domain-containing protein — MSLGKFITSRAFAKHLLIAIVLVALLLFITFKGLKLYTKHGVSYPVPALTGLSIEGATASASANKLRVEVIDSVYNKNFEPGTVVDQLPLANSHVKENRVIQLTINSNEPEKVILPRLTDISFRQAQALIERTGLQVGNISYQPSEYNDLVLSATQGSVEIYEGDKIVKGTDVDLEIGRSQGNMQTTLPNLTGFTMEEAESTITDAMLNMGATIYDNTAETAEDSASARIWKQLPDPQFTKQINLGSSVDIWLTTDSTIINQAYERNF, encoded by the coding sequence ATGAGTTTAGGAAAATTTATCACCAGCCGTGCTTTTGCTAAGCACCTATTAATTGCCATTGTGCTTGTGGCGCTTCTTCTTTTTATAACCTTTAAAGGTTTAAAATTATACACTAAACATGGTGTATCATACCCGGTTCCGGCTTTAACAGGCCTCAGCATAGAAGGAGCAACAGCCAGTGCCAGCGCAAATAAGCTGCGTGTGGAAGTAATCGATTCGGTTTACAACAAAAATTTCGAGCCGGGTACTGTGGTCGATCAATTGCCGTTGGCCAATTCTCACGTAAAGGAAAACCGCGTAATCCAACTTACCATAAACTCTAACGAGCCCGAAAAAGTTATCCTTCCACGATTAACTGATATTTCTTTCCGGCAGGCACAGGCACTTATTGAACGTACTGGATTGCAAGTGGGTAATATTTCCTACCAACCATCGGAATACAACGACCTGGTATTAAGTGCCACGCAGGGTTCTGTTGAGATCTATGAAGGCGACAAAATCGTTAAAGGAACTGATGTTGATCTGGAGATTGGACGGAGCCAGGGAAATATGCAGACAACTTTACCCAACCTCACCGGATTTACGATGGAAGAAGCTGAATCGACAATTACCGATGCCATGCTGAATATGGGCGCTACGATTTACGACAATACAGCCGAAACTGCCGAAGACTCGGCAAGTGCAAGAATATGGAAACAACTGCCGGATCCACAGTTTACCAAACAAATAAACCTGGGTTCATCGGTTGATATCTGGTTAACCACCGACAGCACAATTATTAACCAGGCTTACGAAAGAAATTTTTAA